The segment TAGATAATTGCAGAAAGAGCAAAGCCAACGATATGAAGGCTTTGCTCTTTTGTATTTCAGTTGTCCGTCCCCATAAAATCGTGTAAAATTAAGTTACCACACAAAATCCTACGATTGAAAGGTGACTAGACAATGAAAAACCAGTGTAAACAACTATCTCTTTTTGAGACTTTTAATGAATGCAATCAACTACTTCTAAATGACAAGCCTAAACTTCTACAGTTGCTTGATGAATATCTCGATTTAAAATCATTGATTCCATTTTCATTCTATACCTCTTATTATAACGTATTGGGATGCCATCGTAAATACTCTTTGTGGTCTATGCTAAGCATTTTTCTCTTACAGAAAATCTTTGGTATTCCAACAATAGCGCTACTTCGCATCTTTCTTCAGTTTTCAAAAGAACTCCGTGAGTTTTGTGGCATTGAAAGTGTTCCTGATGATGCTCAGTTTACTCGCTTTAAACAGGATTTTGTTCCACAGCTTGAAGAGATGTTTCATGAACTTGTTGATCTCACTGAACCCATATGTGAACGTATTGATAAGAATCTCGCTTCTATGTTGATTTATGATACCACAGGTATTGAAACATATGTTGCTGAAAATAATGATAAGTTCTTAAACAAAATTATTCGACAGGTCAAAGCCTCGAACAAAGGCAAATCAAATGATCACATACACAATATCGCTTATTCTAGAATGCCTAAAGTATCCTCTGTTAATGACGAAATAAGAAGAATGTATGCTAATGGCAAGTTCTGCTATGCCTATAAATTTGGGATTCTTACAAATGGATTAGGCATTGTAAGGGATATTACTTGTTTTGATCGTAAATTCAAAGCAGAGAATCCAGAACTTGAACTAGAGGTCATGGAGGATAATCCTGAAGAGGAAAAGACAGTTGATGATAGCAAATCCTTAAAGCCTGTAATTTCAAACTTTCTAGCTTTACATCCAAATATTAAGCCTGAAATGTTCTTAGGAGATACTGCTTTTGACACGTATAAGATCTATCCATTTCTACTAAAGGAATGTCATTTTAAAAAAGCATTTATTCCTCTTAGAAAAAGTTCCAAGGCAGAGGATATAGCAGACCCTGCTTTTAATGAATCAGGTTGGCCAGTGTGCCCTCATGATCCTACGAAGGCCTTTAAATTTAAAGGTATTAATTATGACAAGACTCGTACAAGATTAAAATTCATTTGCCCTGATACTCACTACAAAGGAAAAAATCCAGTGTGTTACTGCCAAGATCCTTGCACTCCTTCACGAGAAGGTAGAACTGTAAATGTTCCTATTAACCGTGATTTACGAATGTATCCTGGTACAGTGAGAGATACC is part of the Alkalibaculum bacchi genome and harbors:
- a CDS encoding transposase, which produces MKNQCKQLSLFETFNECNQLLLNDKPKLLQLLDEYLDLKSLIPFSFYTSYYNVLGCHRKYSLWSMLSIFLLQKIFGIPTIALLRIFLQFSKELREFCGIESVPDDAQFTRFKQDFVPQLEEMFHELVDLTEPICERIDKNLASMLIYDTTGIETYVAENNDKFLNKIIRQVKASNKGKSNDHIHNIAYSRMPKVSSVNDEIRRMYANGKFCYAYKFGILTNGLGIVRDITCFDRKFKAENPELELEVMEDNPEEEKTVDDSKSLKPVISNFLALHPNIKPEMFLGDTAFDTYKIYPFLLKECHFKKAFIPLRKSSKAEDIADPAFNESGWPVCPHDPTKAFKFKGINYDKTRTRLKFICPDTHYKGKNPVCYCQDPCTPSREGRTVNVPINRDLRMYPGTVRDTDSWSSVYKNRAVIERTINHFKEPMGCGNPKTRNLATIKSDMLLAGITQLITVILADKMNDYELIRSLKPLIA